The Burkholderia pyrrocinia genome has a segment encoding these proteins:
- a CDS encoding RluA family pseudouridine synthase yields the protein MTRSSSQNAQPGTPNREDYSPSGRPADAASGDSLDDDLTGDALQPPAVPSAAGDDAPRVVEVPLSLAGERLDKALAQLFPEFSRSRLQSWIEAQRVLVDGAPAKIRQPVPLGAKIELVPDLLPEQLAFTPEPVPLDVIYEDDALVVINKPAGVVVHPAAGNWSGTILNGLLHRYGDAAAGLPRAGIVHRLDKETSGLMVVARTLAAQTDLVRQLQARTVKRRYFALVWGTMPEEGTIDAPIGRDPRERTRMAVVTGASGKPARTHFRTVDTCVWQRQPVSAIQCDLETGRTHQIRVHCSHAGHPLLGDPVYGRARGKRSVAPLPDGFARQALHAWRLGLVHPVTGKAMQWRCPLPDDMNALVAALGFGQGDEEFDDDDGVYDDDDFGGEYHDDEPYLDDEEE from the coding sequence ATGACCCGTTCAAGTTCGCAGAATGCCCAGCCGGGCACACCAAATCGCGAAGATTATAGCCCAAGCGGTCGGCCCGCCGACGCTGCCTCGGGGGATTCCCTCGATGACGATCTGACCGGCGACGCATTGCAACCGCCCGCGGTGCCGTCCGCGGCGGGCGATGACGCGCCGCGCGTCGTCGAAGTGCCGCTGTCGCTCGCGGGCGAACGCCTCGACAAGGCGCTCGCCCAGCTGTTCCCCGAATTCTCCCGCAGCCGCCTGCAGAGCTGGATCGAGGCGCAGCGCGTGCTGGTCGACGGCGCGCCCGCGAAGATCCGCCAGCCGGTGCCGCTCGGCGCAAAGATCGAGCTCGTACCCGACCTGCTTCCCGAGCAGCTCGCGTTCACGCCGGAGCCCGTGCCGCTCGACGTCATCTACGAGGACGACGCGCTCGTCGTCATCAACAAGCCGGCCGGCGTCGTCGTGCACCCGGCGGCCGGCAACTGGAGCGGCACGATCCTGAACGGGCTGCTGCATCGCTACGGCGACGCGGCGGCCGGCCTGCCGCGTGCAGGGATCGTCCACCGGCTCGACAAGGAGACCTCCGGCCTGATGGTGGTGGCGCGCACGCTGGCCGCGCAGACCGACCTCGTGCGCCAGTTGCAGGCCCGCACGGTGAAGCGCCGCTATTTCGCGCTCGTGTGGGGCACGATGCCCGAGGAAGGCACGATCGATGCGCCGATCGGCCGCGATCCGCGCGAGCGTACGCGCATGGCCGTCGTCACGGGCGCGTCGGGCAAGCCCGCGCGCACGCATTTCCGCACGGTTGACACATGCGTGTGGCAACGTCAGCCGGTTTCGGCGATCCAGTGCGACCTCGAAACCGGCCGCACGCACCAGATCCGCGTGCACTGCTCGCACGCCGGGCACCCGCTGCTCGGCGATCCCGTCTACGGGCGCGCGCGCGGCAAGCGCTCGGTCGCGCCGCTGCCGGACGGGTTCGCGCGACAGGCGCTGCATGCATGGCGGCTCGGCCTCGTGCATCCGGTCACGGGCAAGGCGATGCAGTGGCGCTGCCCGCTGCCGGACGACATGAACGCACTCGTCGCGGCGCTCGGCTTCGGGCAGGGCGACGAGGAATTCGACGACGACGACGGTGTCTACGACGATGACGATTTCGGCGGCGAGTATCACGACGATGAGCCGTACCTGGACGATGAGGAGGAGTGA
- a CDS encoding outer membrane protein assembly factor BamD produces the protein MMNSTKRTARTVAARAAAVAAAALIAGCHGLPQKQDETATWSNNKLYSEAQDALSGGDWGKCAKYFESLQGRDPFGHFAQQAQINVAYCNWKDNEAAAADQAVDRFIQLHPDHPDIPYAYYLKGMIHFNDDLGLFGRFSGQDMSERDPQALRESYDAFKVVVDRFPKSKYAPDAAARMRYIVNALASHEVHAADYYYRRGAYVAAINRAQLAIKDYKGAPAIEDALHIMILSYGKLNQPELAEDTKRVLAGTFPDSPYVTGHSRPGAKKSWWQF, from the coding sequence ATGATGAATTCGACCAAACGTACGGCCAGAACCGTCGCCGCCCGAGCTGCGGCGGTAGCGGCCGCGGCCCTCATCGCCGGCTGCCACGGCTTGCCGCAGAAGCAGGACGAGACGGCTACCTGGTCGAACAACAAATTATACTCAGAGGCCCAGGATGCACTGTCCGGCGGCGACTGGGGCAAGTGCGCGAAATATTTCGAATCGCTGCAAGGTCGCGATCCGTTCGGCCATTTCGCGCAACAGGCACAGATCAACGTTGCATACTGCAACTGGAAGGACAACGAAGCGGCAGCCGCCGACCAGGCCGTCGACCGCTTCATCCAGCTCCACCCGGATCATCCGGATATCCCGTACGCGTACTACCTGAAGGGGATGATCCACTTCAACGACGATCTCGGCCTGTTCGGCCGCTTCTCCGGCCAGGACATGAGCGAACGCGATCCGCAGGCACTGCGCGAATCGTACGATGCGTTCAAGGTCGTCGTCGACCGCTTCCCGAAGAGCAAGTACGCGCCCGACGCGGCCGCGCGGATGCGCTACATCGTCAACGCGCTCGCGTCGCACGAAGTGCACGCGGCCGACTACTACTACCGGCGCGGTGCGTATGTCGCGGCCATCAACCGCGCGCAGCTCGCGATCAAGGACTACAAGGGTGCGCCGGCGATCGAGGACGCGCTGCACATCATGATCCTGTCGTACGGCAAGCTGAACCAGCCGGAACTCGCCGAGGACACGAAGCGCGTGCTCGCGGGCACGTTTCCCGACAGCCCGTACGTGACGGGCCACTCGCGCCCCGGCGCGAAGAAGTCGTGGTGGCAGTTCTAA
- a CDS encoding adenylosuccinate synthase, whose protein sequence is MSASAVNVTPGRNVVVVGTQWGDEGKGKIVDWLTDHAQGVVRFQGGHNAGHTLIIGGKKTILRLIPSGIMREGVACYIGNGVVLSPEALFKEIGELEEAGVNVRDRLFISEAATLILPYHIAIDQAREARKGAGKIGTTGRGIGPAYEDKVGRRALRVQDLFDAKTFADRLRENLDFHNFVLTQYLGGAAVDFQATLDTMLGYADRLKPMVADVSRRLYDANNAGQNLLFEGAQGTLLDIDHGTYPFVTSSNCVAGAASAGAGVGPQKLNYILGITKAYCTRVGSGPFPSELYDADNPQRQDQVGVTLANVGKEFGSVTGRPRRTGWLDAAALRRSIQINGVSGLCMTKLDVLDGLDEVKLCVGYKIDGKDVDILPRGAADVARCEPVYETFSGWKESTVGIKTWDALPANAQAYLTRVQEVAGVPVDMVSTGPDRDETILLRHPFKV, encoded by the coding sequence ATGTCTGCCAGCGCAGTGAACGTGACTCCCGGGCGCAATGTCGTCGTCGTGGGAACTCAATGGGGTGATGAAGGCAAGGGCAAGATCGTCGACTGGCTGACGGACCACGCTCAGGGCGTCGTGCGTTTCCAGGGCGGCCACAACGCCGGCCACACCCTCATCATCGGCGGCAAGAAAACGATCTTGCGCCTCATTCCGTCGGGCATCATGCGTGAAGGCGTCGCCTGCTACATCGGCAACGGCGTCGTCCTGTCCCCCGAAGCACTGTTCAAGGAAATCGGCGAGCTCGAAGAAGCCGGCGTGAACGTGCGCGACCGTCTGTTCATTTCCGAAGCCGCGACGCTGATCCTGCCGTACCACATCGCGATCGACCAGGCGCGCGAAGCGCGCAAGGGCGCGGGCAAGATCGGCACGACGGGCCGCGGCATCGGCCCCGCGTACGAAGACAAGGTCGGCCGCCGCGCGCTGCGCGTGCAGGACCTGTTCGACGCGAAGACCTTCGCCGACCGCCTGCGCGAAAACCTCGATTTCCACAACTTCGTGCTGACCCAGTACCTGGGTGGCGCGGCCGTCGATTTCCAGGCCACGCTCGACACGATGCTCGGCTATGCCGACCGCCTGAAGCCGATGGTGGCCGACGTGTCGCGCCGCCTGTACGACGCGAACAACGCGGGCCAGAACCTGCTGTTCGAAGGCGCGCAAGGCACGCTGCTCGACATCGATCACGGCACCTATCCGTTCGTCACGTCGAGCAACTGCGTCGCGGGTGCGGCGTCGGCCGGCGCGGGCGTCGGTCCGCAGAAGCTCAACTACATCCTCGGCATCACGAAGGCGTATTGCACGCGCGTCGGTTCGGGTCCGTTCCCGAGCGAACTGTACGATGCGGACAATCCGCAGCGCCAGGACCAGGTCGGCGTCACGCTCGCGAACGTCGGCAAGGAATTCGGTTCGGTCACCGGCCGTCCGCGCCGCACGGGCTGGCTCGATGCGGCCGCGCTGCGCCGTTCGATCCAGATCAACGGCGTGTCGGGCCTGTGCATGACGAAGCTCGACGTGCTCGACGGCCTCGACGAGGTCAAGCTGTGCGTCGGCTACAAGATCGACGGCAAGGATGTGGACATCCTGCCGCGTGGCGCAGCCGATGTGGCGCGTTGCGAGCCCGTGTACGAAACGTTCTCCGGCTGGAAGGAAAGCACGGTCGGCATCAAGACGTGGGACGCACTGCCGGCCAACGCGCAGGCTTACCTGACCCGCGTCCAGGAAGTGGCTGGCGTGCCGGTCGACATGGTGTCGACGGGCCCGGACCGCGACGAAACGATCCTGCTCCGCCATCCGTTCAAGGTGTAA
- a CDS encoding YdcH family protein yields MQNRLTEQQQELHNRLAALQEQHQQLAREIELKEGHSDIDDITLHRLKKEKLAAKDKIILLQSQLEPDKRA; encoded by the coding sequence ATGCAAAACCGTCTCACGGAACAGCAGCAGGAATTGCACAACCGTTTGGCTGCATTGCAGGAGCAGCACCAGCAGCTTGCTCGGGAGATCGAGCTGAAGGAAGGACACTCCGACATCGACGACATCACGCTGCACCGGCTGAAGAAGGAAAAGCTGGCAGCCAAGGACAAAATCATCTTGCTGCAATCGCAGCTGGAACCGGATAAGCGCGCCTGA
- a CDS encoding ATP-dependent DNA helicase has translation MNSPLEATPDARRDTSSAGRVRAPEGTFELSRKRVDELDTIFGEGGLLARALDGYRPRTSQIEMARAVASAMEASARRMPEPEIFETRKRPARRLGDGDKTAEPGADAAAAAESDNDAGDNTLIVEAGTGTGKTYAYLVPAMLWGGKVIVSTGTKHLQDQLFQRDIPTVRNALAVPVTVAMLKGRANYLCHYYLQRTADNGRLPSRQDTAYLQEIVRFAKITKSGDKAELASVPETAPVWSMVTSTRDNCLGQECPHYKECFVMQARREAQQADVVVVNHHLFFADIMLRDTGMAELLPNANTVIFDEAHQLPETATLFFGETLSTTQILELARDTVAEGLSHARDAVEWVKLGGDLERAARDLRLAFANDQIVRMSLAQLGDDHPMFGALDALEAALDALASALASQAERAESLGACLRRARELQDLLAGWVAPGAAEAAAKADAAAAGDKAASDGDPNEKVRWVEVFAHTVQLHETPLSVAPIFAKQRAGVPRAWVFTSATLSVRGDFTHYAAQMGLSSRRSMTLASPFDYQSQGLLYVPRNLPQPSSPAFTDAVFDAALPAIEASGGGVFMLCTTLRAVDRIASKLRDVIESRGWNTPLLVQGDASRTELLDRFRAYGNAILVGSQSFWEGVDVRGDALSLVVIDKLPFAPPDDPVLAARLDALTKKGLSPFAVHQLPQAVITLKQGAGRLIRAETDRGVLMICDTRLVDKPYGRRIWQSLPPFKRTREIAVVQDFFDEHRSEKRT, from the coding sequence TTGAATTCACCGCTTGAAGCCACCCCCGATGCCCGGCGAGACACATCGTCCGCCGGGCGCGTTCGTGCGCCCGAAGGCACCTTCGAGCTGAGCCGCAAGCGCGTCGACGAGCTCGACACGATCTTCGGCGAAGGCGGATTGCTGGCGCGCGCGCTCGACGGCTATCGGCCGCGTACGTCGCAGATCGAAATGGCGCGTGCGGTCGCGTCCGCGATGGAAGCGTCCGCGCGCCGGATGCCCGAGCCCGAGATCTTCGAGACCCGCAAGCGGCCGGCGCGCCGCCTCGGCGACGGCGACAAGACGGCCGAACCGGGTGCGGACGCTGCTGCTGCGGCCGAATCCGATAACGACGCAGGCGACAACACGCTGATCGTCGAAGCCGGCACGGGTACCGGCAAGACCTATGCGTATCTCGTGCCCGCGATGCTGTGGGGCGGCAAGGTGATCGTGTCGACCGGCACGAAGCACCTGCAGGACCAGTTGTTCCAGCGCGACATCCCGACCGTGCGCAACGCGCTCGCGGTGCCGGTGACGGTCGCGATGCTCAAGGGCCGCGCAAACTACCTGTGCCACTACTACCTGCAACGCACGGCCGACAACGGCCGCTTGCCGTCGCGGCAGGACACGGCCTACCTGCAGGAAATCGTCCGTTTCGCGAAGATCACGAAGAGCGGCGACAAGGCCGAACTCGCGAGCGTGCCGGAAACGGCGCCCGTGTGGTCGATGGTCACGTCGACGCGCGACAACTGCCTCGGCCAGGAATGCCCGCATTACAAGGAATGCTTCGTGATGCAGGCGCGGCGCGAGGCGCAGCAGGCCGACGTCGTCGTCGTCAATCACCACCTGTTCTTCGCGGACATCATGCTGCGCGACACGGGAATGGCCGAGTTGCTGCCGAACGCGAACACGGTCATCTTCGACGAAGCGCACCAGCTGCCGGAGACGGCGACGCTGTTCTTCGGCGAGACGCTGTCGACGACGCAGATTCTCGAACTCGCGCGCGACACGGTGGCCGAAGGCCTGAGCCATGCGCGCGACGCGGTCGAGTGGGTGAAGCTCGGCGGCGATCTCGAACGCGCGGCACGCGACCTGCGCCTCGCGTTCGCGAACGACCAGATTGTCCGCATGTCGCTCGCCCAGCTCGGCGACGATCACCCGATGTTCGGTGCGCTCGACGCGCTCGAGGCAGCGCTTGACGCGCTCGCGTCGGCACTCGCGAGCCAGGCCGAGCGGGCGGAATCGCTCGGCGCGTGCCTGCGGCGCGCACGCGAGTTGCAGGATCTGCTGGCCGGCTGGGTCGCGCCCGGCGCGGCGGAAGCGGCCGCGAAGGCCGACGCGGCGGCAGCCGGCGACAAGGCGGCGTCCGACGGCGATCCGAACGAGAAGGTGCGCTGGGTCGAGGTGTTCGCGCATACCGTGCAGTTGCACGAAACGCCGCTGTCGGTTGCGCCGATCTTTGCGAAACAGCGCGCAGGCGTGCCGCGTGCATGGGTGTTCACGTCGGCCACGTTGTCGGTGCGCGGCGATTTCACGCACTACGCGGCACAGATGGGCCTCAGCTCGCGTCGCTCGATGACGCTCGCAAGCCCGTTCGACTACCAGTCGCAGGGGTTGCTGTACGTGCCGCGCAACCTGCCGCAGCCGTCTTCGCCGGCGTTTACCGATGCCGTCTTCGATGCCGCGCTGCCGGCGATCGAGGCGTCCGGCGGCGGCGTGTTCATGCTGTGCACGACGTTGCGCGCGGTCGACCGGATCGCGTCGAAGCTGCGCGACGTGATCGAGTCGCGCGGCTGGAATACGCCGCTGCTCGTGCAGGGCGATGCGAGCCGCACCGAGCTGCTCGATCGCTTCCGCGCGTACGGCAATGCGATCCTGGTCGGGAGCCAGAGTTTCTGGGAAGGCGTCGACGTGCGCGGCGACGCGCTGTCGCTCGTCGTGATCGACAAGCTGCCGTTCGCGCCGCCGGACGATCCGGTGCTGGCCGCGCGGCTCGACGCGCTGACGAAGAAGGGCCTGAGCCCGTTCGCCGTGCACCAGTTGCCGCAGGCCGTGATCACGCTGAAGCAGGGCGCGGGCCGGCTGATTCGCGCGGAGACCGATCGCGGCGTGCTGATGATCTGCGACACGCGGCTCGTCGACAAGCCTTACGGGCGCCGGATCTGGCAGAGCCTGCCGCCGTTCAAGCGGACCCGCGAGATCGCGGTCGTCCAGGACTTCTTCGACGAGCACCGCTCGGAAAAACGCACGTGA
- a CDS encoding phosphoribosyltransferase: MTQQITMTAADLMTDPRNDDKNLWVGWDEYHRLIELLALHVHASGWKFDQILCLARGGLRVGDQLSRIYDVPLAILATSSYREAAGTEQGDLDIAQYITMTRGNLAGNVLLVDDLVDSGVTLARVQEHLKERYPAVTAVRSAVLWYKGCSKVKPDYHTQYLPTNPWIHQPFEEWDTVRPHNLEAWIKRGRAQRDGSGA; this comes from the coding sequence ATGACGCAGCAAATCACGATGACGGCGGCAGACTTGATGACCGATCCGCGCAACGACGACAAGAACCTGTGGGTGGGCTGGGACGAGTATCACCGTCTGATCGAGCTGCTCGCGCTCCACGTGCACGCATCGGGCTGGAAGTTCGACCAGATCCTGTGCCTCGCGCGCGGTGGCCTGCGCGTCGGCGATCAGCTGTCGCGCATCTATGACGTGCCGCTCGCGATCCTTGCGACGAGTTCGTACCGGGAAGCGGCCGGCACCGAGCAGGGCGACCTCGATATCGCGCAGTACATCACGATGACGCGCGGCAACCTCGCGGGCAACGTGCTGCTGGTCGACGATCTCGTCGATTCGGGCGTCACGCTCGCGCGCGTGCAGGAGCACCTGAAGGAGCGCTATCCGGCCGTGACGGCCGTGCGTTCGGCCGTGCTCTGGTACAAGGGTTGCTCGAAGGTCAAGCCGGACTATCACACGCAGTATCTGCCGACGAATCCGTGGATTCATCAGCCGTTCGAGGAGTGGGACACGGTTCGTCCGCACAACCTCGAGGCGTGGATCAAGCGCGGTCGCGCGCAGCGCGACGGTTCGGGCGCGTAA
- a CDS encoding Tex family protein, translated as MTETVALKIVQRIATELSVQPRQVAAAVQLLDEGSTVPFIARYRKEVTGNLDDTQLRQLEERLLYLRELEDRRAAILSSIDEQGKLTDELRSAIEAADSKQVLEDLYLPYKPKRRTRAQIAREAGLEPLAHALLANPLLDPQAEAAAYVDADKGVADVKAALDGARDILSEQFGETAELLGKLRDYLHNQGVVSSAVVEGKENEEGEKFRDYYDYAETIKTVPSHRALALFRGRNAGVLTVKLGLGEELDAQVPHPGEAMIARHFSIANQNRPADKWLSDVCRWCWRVKVQPHIENELLTQLRETAEAEAIRVFARNLNDLLLAAPAGPKAVIGLDPGLRTGVKVAVVDRTGKVLATDTIYPHEPRRDWDGSIAKLARIAAQTQAELISIGNGTASRETDKLASELIAKHPELRLQKIVVSEAGASVYSASELAAKEFPEMDVSLRGAVSIARRLQDPLAELVKIEPKAIGVGQYQHDVNQRELARSLDAVVEDCVNAVGVDANTASAPLLARVSGLNATLARNIVDYRDANGPFPSREHLRKVPRLGDKTFEQAAGFLRINGGENPLDRSSVHPEAYPVVERMLAKINKRIDDVLGNREALSGLSPAEFVDERFGLPTVRDILSELEKPGRDPRPEFKTATFRDGVEKVSDLVPGMTLEGVVTNVAAFGAFVDIGVHQDGLVHVSAMSTKFIKDPHEVVKAGQVVKVKVIDVDVKRQRIALTMRLDDDAAAPGMSSRGGQDRGNAGRGAARPPRSREPEPAGAMAAAFAKLKR; from the coding sequence ATGACGGAAACCGTAGCACTCAAGATCGTACAGCGCATCGCCACCGAACTGTCCGTCCAGCCGCGCCAGGTCGCGGCGGCCGTGCAACTCCTCGACGAAGGCTCGACCGTTCCGTTCATTGCCCGGTACCGCAAGGAAGTGACCGGCAATCTCGACGACACGCAATTGCGCCAGCTCGAGGAACGCCTCCTGTATCTGCGCGAGCTCGAGGATCGCCGTGCGGCGATCCTGTCGAGCATCGACGAACAGGGCAAGCTGACCGACGAACTGCGTTCCGCGATCGAGGCGGCCGACAGCAAGCAGGTGCTCGAAGACCTTTATCTGCCGTACAAGCCGAAGCGCCGCACGCGCGCGCAGATCGCCCGCGAAGCCGGCCTCGAGCCGCTCGCGCACGCGCTGCTCGCGAACCCGCTGCTCGACCCGCAGGCCGAGGCGGCCGCGTATGTCGACGCCGACAAGGGCGTCGCCGACGTGAAGGCCGCGCTCGACGGCGCGCGCGACATCCTGTCCGAACAGTTCGGCGAGACGGCCGAGCTGCTCGGCAAGCTGCGCGACTACCTGCACAACCAGGGCGTCGTGTCGTCGGCCGTCGTCGAGGGCAAGGAAAACGAGGAAGGCGAGAAATTCCGCGACTATTACGACTACGCGGAAACGATCAAGACCGTGCCGTCGCACCGCGCACTCGCGCTGTTCCGCGGCCGCAACGCGGGCGTGCTGACGGTCAAGCTCGGCCTCGGCGAAGAGCTCGACGCACAGGTGCCGCATCCCGGCGAGGCGATGATCGCGCGCCATTTCAGCATTGCGAACCAGAACCGCCCGGCCGACAAATGGCTGTCCGACGTATGCCGCTGGTGCTGGCGCGTGAAGGTGCAGCCGCATATCGAGAACGAGCTGCTCACGCAACTGCGCGAGACAGCCGAAGCCGAAGCGATCCGCGTGTTCGCGCGCAACCTGAACGACCTGCTGCTCGCGGCACCGGCCGGCCCGAAGGCCGTGATCGGTCTCGACCCCGGCCTGCGCACCGGCGTGAAGGTCGCGGTCGTCGACCGCACCGGCAAGGTACTCGCGACCGACACGATCTACCCGCACGAGCCGCGCCGCGACTGGGATGGCTCGATCGCGAAACTCGCGCGCATCGCCGCGCAGACGCAGGCCGAACTGATCAGCATCGGCAACGGCACCGCGTCGCGCGAAACCGACAAGCTCGCCAGCGAACTGATCGCGAAACACCCCGAGCTGCGCCTGCAGAAGATCGTCGTGTCGGAAGCCGGTGCGTCGGTCTACTCGGCGTCCGAGCTCGCGGCGAAGGAATTCCCCGAAATGGACGTGTCGCTGCGCGGCGCCGTGTCGATCGCGCGCCGCCTGCAGGACCCGCTCGCCGAGCTCGTGAAGATCGAGCCGAAGGCGATCGGCGTCGGCCAGTACCAGCACGACGTGAACCAGCGCGAACTGGCCCGCTCGCTCGACGCGGTCGTCGAGGATTGCGTGAACGCGGTCGGCGTCGATGCGAACACGGCATCGGCCCCGCTGCTCGCACGCGTGTCGGGCCTGAACGCGACGCTCGCGCGCAACATCGTCGACTACCGCGATGCGAACGGCCCGTTCCCGTCGCGCGAGCACCTGCGCAAGGTGCCGCGCCTCGGCGACAAGACGTTCGAACAGGCCGCCGGCTTCCTGCGCATCAACGGCGGCGAGAATCCGCTCGACCGCTCGTCGGTTCACCCGGAAGCCTATCCGGTCGTCGAGCGGATGCTCGCGAAGATCAACAAACGCATCGACGACGTGCTCGGCAACCGCGAAGCGCTGTCAGGCCTGTCCCCCGCGGAATTTGTCGACGAACGTTTCGGCCTGCCGACCGTGCGCGACATCCTGTCCGAACTGGAGAAACCGGGCCGCGATCCGCGTCCGGAATTCAAGACGGCGACGTTCCGCGATGGCGTCGAGAAAGTGTCGGATCTCGTGCCGGGCATGACGCTGGAAGGGGTCGTGACGAACGTCGCCGCGTTCGGCGCATTCGTGGATATCGGCGTCCACCAGGACGGCCTCGTCCACGTGTCCGCGATGTCGACGAAGTTCATCAAGGACCCGCACGAAGTCGTGAAGGCCGGCCAGGTCGTCAAGGTGAAGGTGATCGACGTCGACGTGAAGCGCCAGCGCATTGCGCTGACGATGCGCCTCGACGACGATGCGGCAGCACCCGGCATGTCGTCTCGCGGCGGCCAGGATCGCGGCAACGCGGGACGCGGCGCCGCACGCCCGCCGCGTTCACGCGAACCGGAACCGGCCGGCGCAATGGCCGCGGCATTCGCGAAGCTGAAGCGCTGA
- a CDS encoding potassium transporter Kup, which yields MNDTIHATDAAHAPHSTHQHSMRALAIAAIGVVFGDIGTSPLYSLKEAFSPAHGIPLTEGSILGVISLLFWAIILVVGIKYLLFVMRADNNGEGGVLALMALSLRPLDSKTRVAGALMALGIFGACMFYGDAVITPAISVMSAVEGLEIATPHLSHLVMPITIVILIALFWIQRHGTALVGKLFGPIMVLWFIVIAALGVYHIVRVPGIIAAINPYYAASFMSEHVLQAYVVLGSVVLVLTGAEALYADMGHFGAKPIRLAAYGLVMPSLVLNYFGQGALLIQNPKAIENPFFLLAPEWGLLPLVVLSTVATVIASQAVISGAYSLTSQAIQLGYVPRMKVLHTSDLAIGQIYVPVVNWLLLFVILCIVVGFKSSDNLAAAYGIAVTATMVITTVLAAVVMVKVWNWNRLLVGAIIAVFLAVDLGFFGANLLKVAQGGWLPLGIGALLFFLLMTWYKGRHIVKERTAADGIPLEPFLQGLLAHPPHRVSGTAIYLTGNDKLVPVSLLHNLKHNKVLHERTIFLTFVTRDFPYVRDDKRLSSRDAGGGLYIVKAEYGFNETPDVKAVLEEFGRTHDMTFELMDTSFFLARETVVPTHLPGMSIWRERVFAWMHQNAAKPTDFFSIPANRVVELGTKIEI from the coding sequence ATGAACGACACGATCCACGCGACCGACGCAGCACACGCGCCGCACTCGACGCACCAACACTCGATGCGGGCGCTAGCGATAGCAGCCATCGGCGTCGTGTTCGGCGACATCGGCACCAGCCCGCTGTATTCGCTCAAGGAGGCGTTCAGTCCGGCGCACGGCATCCCGCTCACCGAAGGCTCGATTCTCGGCGTGATCTCGCTGCTGTTCTGGGCAATCATCCTGGTGGTCGGCATCAAGTACCTGCTGTTCGTGATGCGGGCAGACAACAACGGCGAAGGCGGCGTGCTCGCGCTGATGGCGCTGTCGCTGCGGCCGCTCGACTCGAAAACCCGTGTCGCGGGCGCGCTGATGGCGCTCGGGATATTCGGCGCGTGCATGTTCTACGGGGACGCGGTGATCACGCCGGCGATCTCGGTGATGTCGGCAGTCGAAGGTCTCGAAATCGCGACGCCGCACCTGTCCCATCTCGTGATGCCGATCACGATCGTGATCCTGATCGCGCTGTTCTGGATCCAGCGCCACGGCACCGCGCTGGTCGGCAAGCTGTTTGGCCCGATCATGGTGCTGTGGTTCATCGTGATTGCCGCGCTCGGCGTGTACCACATCGTGCGCGTGCCGGGCATCATCGCGGCAATCAACCCGTATTACGCCGCGTCGTTCATGTCGGAGCACGTGCTGCAGGCCTACGTCGTGCTCGGCTCGGTCGTGCTGGTGCTGACCGGCGCGGAAGCGCTCTACGCGGACATGGGCCACTTCGGCGCGAAGCCGATCCGCCTCGCCGCATATGGGCTCGTGATGCCGTCGCTCGTGCTGAACTACTTCGGCCAGGGCGCGCTGCTGATCCAGAACCCGAAGGCGATCGAGAACCCGTTCTTCCTGCTGGCGCCCGAATGGGGGCTGCTGCCGCTCGTCGTGCTGTCGACGGTCGCGACCGTGATCGCGTCGCAGGCCGTGATCTCGGGGGCGTATTCGCTGACGTCGCAGGCGATCCAGCTCGGTTACGTGCCGCGCATGAAGGTGCTGCATACGTCCGACCTCGCGATCGGCCAGATCTACGTGCCGGTCGTGAACTGGTTGCTGCTGTTCGTGATCCTCTGCATCGTGGTCGGCTTCAAGAGCTCCGACAACCTCGCGGCCGCGTACGGCATCGCGGTGACGGCGACGATGGTGATCACGACCGTGCTTGCGGCCGTCGTGATGGTGAAGGTGTGGAACTGGAACCGCCTGCTGGTCGGCGCGATCATCGCCGTGTTCCTCGCGGTCGATCTCGGCTTCTTCGGCGCGAACCTGCTGAAGGTCGCGCAGGGCGGCTGGCTGCCGCTCGGCATCGGCGCGTTGCTGTTCTTCCTGCTGATGACCTGGTACAAGGGGCGCCACATCGTCAAGGAGCGCACGGCGGCCGACGGCATTCCGCTCGAGCCGTTCCTGCAGGGGCTGCTCGCGCATCCGCCGCATCGCGTGTCGGGCACCGCGATCTACCTGACCGGCAATGACAAGCTCGTGCCCGTCAGCCTGCTGCACAACCTGAAGCACAACAAGGTGCTGCACGAGCGGACCATTTTCCTGACGTTCGTCACACGCGACTTTCCTTACGTGCGCGACGACAAGCGCCTGAGCTCGCGCGATGCGGGTGGCGGACTGTACATCGTGAAGGCCGAATACGGTTTCAACGAGACGCCGGACGTGAAGGCCGTGCTCGAGGAATTCGGCCGCACGCACGACATGACGTTCGAGCTGATGGACACGTCGTTCTTCCTCGCGCGCGAAACGGTCGTGCCGACGCATCTGCCCGGGATGTCGATCTGGCGCGAGCGCGTGTTCGCGTGGATGCATCAGAACGCGGCGAAGCCGACCGACTTCTTCTCGATTCCGGCGAACCGTGTCGTCGAGCTCGGCACGAAGATCGAGATCTGA